The Arthrobacter russicus genome has a segment encoding these proteins:
- a CDS encoding GIY-YIG nuclease family protein: MTSSDSVRPVDLSYPAVNIQVLIDSDIDGLLDTAEKPKKVASSDRLERAFLEIVEFRRTHSRIPSSTTRKIAERKLGARLDGILANEEKVAALKPLDEFGMLDTPEPPASIDDLLDGDDLDLLGDDSGLMDVSDLPVRRQVYDTDAARRRKAEDFEQFEPLFKQKHSELGAGTSKLLPYPGMTHIVPGAFFVLNGVMLFIAEVGETEYKKSTVRENKRERLRCIFENGTESSMYRQSLAIRLSDEDGQILVQTEIPEILTDDEASGYIYVLRSRSDDPQIAGIKDLHKIGFSRGSVEKRIKNAEKSPTYLMAPVHLVANYSVYNLRTSALENLLHRVFAEVRLDITQIDRNGRDYDPSEWFIVPLNVIDQAIELIISGEIVDHVYDAPDQKLIRNTAKGL, translated from the coding sequence ATGACGAGCAGCGACAGCGTAAGGCCAGTGGATCTCTCCTACCCCGCTGTCAATATTCAGGTCCTGATCGACTCCGACATCGATGGCCTCCTGGATACAGCGGAGAAACCGAAGAAGGTCGCCTCGTCCGACCGGCTCGAGCGAGCCTTCCTCGAGATTGTCGAGTTCCGTCGTACCCATAGCCGGATCCCGAGCTCCACAACGCGAAAGATCGCCGAGCGCAAACTCGGTGCGCGTCTGGACGGGATCCTCGCCAACGAGGAGAAGGTAGCCGCGCTCAAGCCGCTCGACGAGTTCGGGATGCTGGACACGCCGGAACCTCCAGCCTCAATCGACGACCTGCTCGACGGCGACGACCTCGACCTTCTCGGGGATGACTCGGGACTGATGGACGTGTCTGATCTGCCGGTGCGTCGTCAGGTATACGACACGGACGCGGCTCGCCGCCGCAAGGCGGAGGACTTCGAGCAGTTCGAACCGCTGTTCAAGCAGAAGCACTCCGAGCTCGGGGCAGGTACCTCCAAGCTCCTGCCCTACCCCGGCATGACCCACATCGTCCCGGGGGCGTTCTTCGTTCTGAACGGCGTGATGCTGTTCATCGCCGAGGTCGGTGAGACCGAGTACAAGAAATCGACGGTCCGCGAGAACAAGCGCGAACGGCTCCGGTGCATCTTCGAGAACGGTACCGAGTCCTCGATGTACCGCCAGTCCCTGGCGATCCGCCTCAGCGACGAGGATGGCCAGATCCTCGTACAGACCGAGATTCCCGAGATCCTCACCGACGACGAGGCCAGTGGCTACATCTACGTGCTCCGCTCCCGGAGCGACGACCCACAGATCGCGGGCATCAAGGACCTGCACAAGATCGGCTTCTCGCGAGGCTCCGTTGAGAAGCGGATCAAGAACGCCGAGAAGTCGCCGACGTACCTGATGGCACCGGTCCACCTGGTCGCCAACTACAGCGTCTACAACCTGAGGACCTCAGCGCTGGAGAATCTCCTGCACCGTGTGTTCGCCGAAGTACGGCTCGACATCACCCAGATCGATCGCAATGGCCGCGACTACGACCCATCGGAATGGTTCATAGTCCC
- a CDS encoding DNA methyltransferase has protein sequence MARLNLKAVEERVAPLGGRDSYNREFIFELLLAYGKPQGNVTRLRKGSLNVADDPETEVAQKNVVYFKETTGDPLAVIDELRTAPTVVRYNTRFVIVTDYADLLAVDTKTGENVMIPIRDIDQHFAFFLPWAGMEKAQYVAEAHADVKAAERMGKLFDALLAANPGLLERPTGRHSLNVFFTRLLFCFFAEDTGIFDEGQFTNAVGSHTQRDGSDTKEFLTALFEVLDTQDGESKPTYLASFPYVNGRLFRIDPDHTVPGFTKSARDLLIALGTLDWSQINPDIFGSMFQAIVTPGKRSDLGQHYTSVPNILKTIEPLFLDDLKHQFDAGFDTVKKLERLLERIGAIKVFDPACGSGNFLVIAYKELRKLEHAILERLAELDPKHQVLFAEAKINVENFYGIEIDDFAVEVAILSLWIAKHQMNTEFKEKFNVSIPLIPLKETGQIHAGNATRVDWNDVCPNDGSEVYLIGNPPYAGVKEQTKEQKADFAPVFGARRFSKKLDYVSLWFVQAADYIEDSRAEAAFVSTKSITQGEQVGLMFPMIFERGIEIGYAYTPFKWENNAKRNAGVTVIVVSIRNVDTSAKYLFQDDLRVEARNINGYLVDSGNVFVLPRSKPLSKLPPMISGSNGTDWGYLMLEPEERATLLAHDPQAEPFIRRILGTDELVKDQERYCIWVPDDRYQEAATISSLRARFERTADKRAESTKGPTKLLAQVPYRFGEIRYKPTESIIMPKVSSSRRDYIPVGYLDADSIINRSAFAVYDADPWVLALLMSRSHVAWTGSVGGRMREDYQYSNTIVYNNFPVPPLSDLMKEQLTLAALRVLDSREYHCEKTLAELYDPYRMPADLRAAHSDVDALVDSIYSKRGYETDEQRLSDLFAMYELMIAEEAAKAPAKKTRGARK, from the coding sequence TTGGCAAGGCTCAACCTCAAGGCTGTCGAGGAGCGGGTCGCGCCGTTGGGAGGGCGAGACTCCTACAACCGTGAGTTCATCTTCGAACTCCTCCTGGCATACGGTAAGCCGCAAGGCAACGTCACACGGCTGCGCAAGGGCTCGCTGAATGTTGCGGATGACCCCGAGACCGAGGTTGCGCAGAAGAACGTCGTCTATTTCAAGGAGACCACAGGCGACCCCCTAGCCGTCATCGACGAGCTCAGGACCGCTCCGACCGTGGTGCGGTACAACACCCGCTTCGTGATCGTCACCGACTACGCCGACCTCCTCGCCGTCGACACCAAGACCGGCGAGAACGTGATGATCCCTATCCGGGACATCGACCAGCATTTCGCCTTCTTCCTGCCTTGGGCCGGCATGGAGAAGGCGCAGTACGTCGCGGAGGCTCACGCCGATGTCAAGGCGGCCGAACGCATGGGCAAGCTCTTCGACGCTCTGCTCGCCGCCAACCCCGGCCTTCTTGAGCGTCCGACCGGCCGGCACTCACTGAACGTCTTCTTCACCCGTCTGTTGTTCTGCTTCTTCGCCGAGGACACGGGGATCTTCGACGAAGGTCAGTTCACGAACGCGGTCGGGTCGCACACCCAGCGCGACGGGTCGGACACCAAGGAGTTCCTCACTGCTCTGTTCGAGGTATTGGACACTCAGGACGGTGAGTCGAAGCCCACCTACTTGGCCTCGTTCCCCTACGTCAACGGCAGGCTTTTTCGGATCGATCCGGACCACACGGTGCCGGGGTTCACGAAGTCCGCGCGGGATCTGCTGATCGCATTGGGCACCCTTGACTGGAGCCAGATCAACCCGGACATCTTCGGGTCGATGTTCCAAGCGATCGTCACCCCAGGCAAGCGTTCCGATCTCGGCCAGCACTACACCTCGGTACCGAACATTCTCAAAACCATCGAGCCGCTCTTCCTCGACGACCTCAAGCACCAGTTCGACGCAGGGTTCGACACCGTCAAGAAGCTCGAGCGACTGCTGGAGAGGATCGGCGCAATCAAGGTCTTCGACCCAGCATGTGGGTCGGGAAACTTCCTGGTCATCGCGTACAAGGAGCTGCGCAAGCTCGAGCACGCGATCCTCGAGCGCCTCGCCGAGCTCGACCCCAAGCACCAGGTCCTCTTCGCCGAAGCAAAGATCAACGTCGAAAACTTCTACGGTATCGAGATCGACGACTTCGCTGTCGAGGTTGCAATCCTCTCCCTGTGGATCGCCAAACACCAGATGAACACCGAGTTCAAGGAAAAATTCAACGTCTCGATCCCGCTGATCCCGCTCAAGGAGACGGGACAGATCCACGCCGGCAACGCGACCCGCGTCGACTGGAACGACGTCTGCCCCAACGACGGCAGCGAGGTCTACCTGATCGGCAACCCGCCGTATGCGGGAGTCAAAGAACAGACCAAAGAGCAGAAGGCTGACTTCGCGCCCGTGTTCGGGGCACGCCGATTCTCGAAGAAACTTGACTACGTATCACTGTGGTTCGTGCAGGCCGCTGACTACATCGAGGACAGCCGTGCCGAAGCCGCGTTCGTCAGCACGAAATCAATCACGCAGGGCGAGCAGGTTGGACTAATGTTCCCTATGATCTTCGAGAGGGGCATCGAGATCGGTTATGCGTACACGCCGTTCAAGTGGGAGAACAACGCCAAGCGCAACGCTGGAGTCACGGTCATCGTAGTTTCTATCCGAAATGTAGACACCTCGGCGAAATACCTATTCCAGGACGATCTCCGGGTCGAGGCAAGAAACATCAACGGCTACCTGGTCGACAGCGGAAACGTCTTCGTCCTCCCCCGCTCCAAGCCTCTATCGAAACTGCCCCCTATGATATCTGGGTCAAATGGAACCGACTGGGGCTACCTAATGCTCGAACCGGAGGAGCGCGCCACACTTCTCGCGCACGACCCCCAGGCGGAGCCATTCATCCGTCGAATTTTAGGCACTGACGAGCTGGTCAAGGATCAGGAGAGGTACTGCATCTGGGTTCCGGACGACAGGTATCAAGAGGCTGCCACAATTTCCTCTCTGAGGGCGCGATTCGAACGGACGGCGGACAAACGAGCAGAGAGCACAAAAGGCCCGACGAAGCTTTTGGCGCAGGTTCCGTACCGTTTTGGCGAGATTCGGTACAAGCCAACCGAGTCGATCATCATGCCGAAGGTATCATCGTCCCGCCGTGACTACATTCCGGTCGGATATCTAGACGCCGATTCCATCATAAACAGATCTGCGTTTGCAGTTTACGACGCCGACCCCTGGGTGCTCGCGCTATTGATGTCAAGAAGCCATGTCGCTTGGACTGGATCTGTCGGCGGGCGGATGCGCGAGGACTATCAGTACTCGAACACGATCGTATACAATAATTTCCCGGTCCCGCCGCTCAGCGATTTGATGAAGGAGCAGCTGACGCTCGCGGCTCTGCGGGTGCTCGATTCGCGCGAGTATCACTGCGAGAAGACGCTCGCGGAGTTGTACGACCCGTACCGGATGCCTGCTGACCTGCGGGCGGCGCATTCTGATGTCGATGCACTGGTGGACTCGATCTACTCCAAGCGCGGCTATGAGACCGACGAGCAGAGACTGTCGGACCTGTTCGCTATGTATGAGTTGATGATTGCCGAGGAGGCTGCCAAGGCTCCAGCGAAGAAGACGAGGGGTGCTCGGAAGTGA
- a CDS encoding DEAD/DEAH box helicase yields the protein MNAIKKPVNIVDVTYARTGASVNTDTLGMREMQQRVFAKRDAQHLLVKAPPASGKSRALMFVGLDKLYNQDRKKVIVAVPERSIGASFASTKLTEHGFFADWEVKPEHNLCDPGSSQGKVGAFIDFFNGPDAILVCTHATLRFAFEKLSPDAFNGTVLAIDEFHHVSADTEASRLGALLRDVMNGSDVHIVAMTGSYFRGDSVPVLSADDEAKFTPVTFNYYDQLNGYQHLHSLGIGHHFYQGRYTDAIGEVFELDKKTIIHIPNVNSGESTKDKIEEVGFIIDAIGQVEDTDPDTGIISIRRSDTGAILRVADLVDDTDHKKRADTLHYLATVASKDRDAVDVIVALGMAKEGFDWPFAEHALTVAYRASLTEVIQIIGRVTRDSPGKDHAQFTNLIAEPDASQGEVKVSVNNMLKAITASLLMEQVLAQNFTFKTKHPGENGAPPPGVITIKGFKEPSSNRVKQIVETDLNDLKATILQDDTFARAAAESVDPETTNKVLIPKIIRERYPDLDESQVEELRQQVVVDSVIKNGEVREVGDKRFIKMSEKFVNIDDININLIDSVNPFQRAFEVMSKSVTPSVLRIISDAITATRIEFTDEEAFALFPKIQHWAKVNGRKPDVRSEDHSEKRYAEALLYLQRRKQQHLSEKPAAQNGEKS from the coding sequence GTGAACGCGATCAAGAAGCCGGTCAACATCGTCGATGTGACCTACGCCCGTACAGGTGCGTCGGTCAACACCGACACGTTGGGCATGCGCGAGATGCAGCAGCGCGTCTTCGCCAAGCGCGATGCGCAGCACCTGCTGGTCAAAGCCCCGCCGGCCTCCGGGAAGTCCCGGGCCCTGATGTTCGTCGGGCTCGACAAGCTCTACAACCAAGACCGCAAGAAGGTCATTGTCGCTGTACCTGAACGATCGATCGGAGCGTCGTTCGCCTCAACGAAGCTCACCGAGCACGGGTTCTTCGCCGACTGGGAGGTCAAGCCCGAGCACAACCTCTGCGACCCCGGCTCCTCACAAGGCAAGGTCGGGGCGTTCATCGACTTCTTTAACGGTCCCGACGCGATCTTGGTCTGCACTCACGCAACGCTGCGGTTCGCCTTCGAGAAGCTCTCCCCCGACGCCTTCAACGGCACCGTGCTGGCGATCGACGAGTTCCACCACGTGTCCGCCGACACAGAGGCCAGCCGACTCGGCGCGCTGTTGCGGGATGTCATGAACGGCTCGGACGTGCACATTGTCGCCATGACGGGCTCGTACTTCCGCGGTGACTCGGTGCCGGTGCTCTCCGCCGACGACGAGGCCAAGTTCACCCCGGTCACGTTCAACTACTACGACCAGCTCAACGGCTACCAGCACCTGCACTCACTCGGCATCGGCCACCACTTCTACCAGGGCCGCTACACCGACGCGATCGGCGAGGTCTTCGAGCTCGATAAGAAGACCATCATCCACATCCCGAACGTGAACTCAGGCGAGTCCACTAAGGACAAGATCGAGGAAGTCGGGTTCATCATTGACGCGATCGGCCAGGTCGAGGACACGGACCCGGACACGGGGATCATCAGCATCCGCCGCTCCGACACGGGCGCGATCCTGCGAGTGGCCGACCTCGTCGACGACACCGACCATAAGAAGCGCGCCGACACCCTGCACTACCTCGCGACCGTCGCATCGAAGGACCGCGACGCCGTCGACGTCATCGTCGCGCTCGGCATGGCCAAGGAAGGGTTCGACTGGCCCTTCGCAGAGCACGCGCTCACCGTCGCTTACCGTGCCTCACTGACCGAGGTCATCCAGATCATCGGCCGTGTCACCCGGGACTCCCCTGGTAAAGACCACGCCCAGTTCACGAACCTGATCGCCGAGCCGGATGCCTCGCAGGGCGAGGTCAAGGTGTCGGTGAACAACATGCTCAAGGCCATCACCGCTTCCCTGCTGATGGAGCAGGTGCTGGCGCAGAACTTCACCTTCAAGACCAAGCACCCAGGCGAGAACGGCGCTCCCCCACCGGGCGTCATTACGATCAAGGGCTTCAAAGAGCCCTCCAGCAACCGGGTCAAGCAGATCGTAGAAACCGACTTGAACGACCTCAAGGCAACGATCCTGCAAGACGACACCTTCGCAAGGGCAGCCGCAGAATCGGTGGACCCGGAGACAACGAACAAGGTGTTGATCCCGAAGATCATCCGCGAGCGGTACCCCGACCTTGACGAGTCCCAGGTCGAGGAGCTGCGCCAGCAGGTCGTCGTGGACTCGGTGATCAAGAACGGTGAGGTCCGCGAGGTCGGCGACAAGCGGTTCATCAAGATGTCGGAGAAGTTCGTCAACATCGACGACATCAACATCAACCTCATCGACTCCGTCAACCCGTTCCAACGGGCCTTCGAGGTCATGTCGAAGTCTGTCACCCCTTCGGTGCTGCGCATCATCTCCGACGCGATCACCGCCACCCGGATCGAGTTCACCGACGAAGAGGCCTTCGCCCTGTTCCCGAAGATTCAGCATTGGGCCAAGGTCAACGGCCGAAAGCCCGATGTGCGTTCGGAGGACCACTCCGAAAAGCGATACGCCGAGGCATTGCTCTATCTGCAGAGACGCAAGCAGCAGCACCTCTCCGAGAAGCCCGCCGCGCAGAACGGCGAGAAGTCATGA
- the smc gene encoding chromosome segregation protein SMC: MHLKSLTIRGFKSFASATTFDFEPGVTAVVGPNGSGKSNVVDALAWVMGEQGAKTLRGGKMEDVIFAGTSGRPPLGRAQVSLTIDNADGALPIDYSEVTISRTLFRTGGSEYAINGESARLLDIQELLSDSGLGREMHVIVGQGQLDKVLHATPEDRRGFIEEAAGILKHRRRKEKTLRKLEAMQANLTRLGDLTTEIRRQLTPLGKQAEVARRAQSVQFDVRDARARLLADDLVQLRGSLEQEVADETALKARRAEVEAILESGRQRQAELEQLAAQATPLLNAARDTWYQLSSQRERLRSLGNLAAERRRLLGSADVAVDSGRDPERLEKQAAAVRAEQAELERALADSRSALETAIGSRSEAEAAARAEEQRLTAILRATADRREGLAKLAGQVGAARSRVEAAEAELGRLRETETAGEQRRLAAQQEFTALESQIAGVEEGEESLDADYEDASEALAALDEQIETLKQAKQDAERERDSWVARRDALRVGLERKDGTEQLLSASRAGVLGPVSSLITVAAGYETAIAAALGPLADAVAVAGLLAAVETLDWAKADDVGRLELLLAAPAAGKSKAANPAGKAARTAAAALDSAKAAVDVVTAEPGIAEPIAAALAEVVLVADLAQARGVIEQDAGLTAVTQAGEVFTAFAARGGSASAPSQLELLAAVDEAEQRIAVLTAEAERHTFELAGAGSRRLEAAAASDAALERLHESDARMAAVAERLGHLGTTLRSAVGESERIAKATETAKQSIEREQAALVEISARLQAAQDTPADEEPSTELRDELAAAAVAARSAEMEARLALRSGEEQLSSTANRAASLERAAATERQARAQAAERAKLRQFQARKAAAVASAVGIAIHYADVSVDLAGRERDAAEELRASRDAELSRVRADNEAAAAELAELTDTVHRDELARTQQRLRIEALENRSIEELGLTAEHLVTEYGPDTLVPLGPGEVTDKWAALRVPVDEDGNAIREGIPFVREEQEKRLRRAERDLSALGKVNPLALEEFAALEERHQFLASQLEDLKSSRKDLLDIIREVDERVEQVFTAAYADTAVQFERVFGRLFPGGEGRLVLTDPEDMLTTGIEVEARPAGKKIKRLSLLSGGERSLTAVALLVAIFKARPSPFYVMDEVEAALDDTNLGRLITIFEELRESSQLIVITHQKRTMEVADALYGVTMRGDGVSTVISQRLTAEV, from the coding sequence GTGCATCTGAAAAGCCTCACGATCCGGGGCTTCAAATCGTTCGCCTCGGCGACGACCTTCGACTTCGAACCCGGGGTGACCGCCGTCGTCGGCCCCAATGGTTCCGGCAAGTCCAATGTCGTGGATGCCCTCGCCTGGGTGATGGGCGAGCAGGGCGCCAAGACCCTGCGCGGCGGAAAAATGGAAGACGTGATCTTCGCCGGCACCAGCGGCCGGCCACCACTGGGCCGGGCGCAGGTTTCGCTGACCATCGACAACGCCGACGGTGCCCTGCCGATCGACTACAGCGAAGTCACCATCTCCCGGACGCTGTTCCGCACCGGCGGCAGCGAGTATGCGATTAACGGCGAGAGCGCCCGGCTGCTGGACATCCAGGAGTTGCTCTCCGACTCCGGTCTGGGCCGGGAAATGCACGTGATCGTGGGCCAAGGCCAACTCGACAAGGTTTTGCATGCGACTCCGGAGGACCGCCGCGGCTTCATCGAAGAAGCCGCCGGAATCCTCAAGCACCGGCGGCGCAAGGAAAAGACCCTGCGCAAACTCGAAGCGATGCAGGCGAACCTGACCAGGCTGGGCGATCTGACCACGGAAATCCGGCGGCAGCTGACACCGCTGGGCAAGCAAGCCGAAGTCGCCCGCCGGGCGCAAAGCGTGCAATTCGACGTACGGGATGCCCGGGCCCGGCTGCTCGCCGACGATCTGGTCCAACTCAGGGGTTCGCTGGAGCAGGAAGTCGCCGACGAAACCGCCTTGAAGGCCCGCCGCGCCGAAGTCGAGGCGATTCTGGAATCCGGGCGGCAGCGGCAGGCCGAACTCGAGCAGCTCGCGGCGCAGGCCACGCCGTTGCTCAACGCTGCCCGGGACACCTGGTACCAGCTCTCCTCGCAACGCGAGCGGCTCCGGTCGTTGGGAAACCTGGCCGCGGAGCGGCGCCGGCTGTTGGGCAGTGCCGACGTCGCGGTGGATTCCGGCCGGGATCCGGAACGGCTGGAGAAGCAGGCCGCGGCGGTCCGCGCCGAACAAGCGGAGTTGGAACGCGCCCTGGCGGACAGCCGGAGCGCGTTGGAGACCGCGATCGGCAGCCGGAGCGAAGCCGAAGCGGCGGCCCGGGCCGAAGAGCAGCGGCTGACCGCGATTCTGCGCGCCACGGCGGATCGGCGCGAGGGCCTGGCCAAACTCGCCGGCCAGGTGGGTGCGGCGCGATCCCGGGTCGAAGCCGCCGAAGCCGAGTTGGGCCGGTTGCGCGAGACCGAAACCGCGGGCGAGCAGCGCCGGCTGGCGGCGCAACAGGAATTCACCGCGCTGGAATCGCAGATCGCCGGAGTGGAAGAGGGCGAAGAGTCGCTCGACGCCGACTACGAGGACGCCAGCGAGGCGTTGGCCGCTCTGGACGAGCAGATCGAAACTCTGAAGCAGGCCAAGCAGGACGCGGAACGGGAACGGGATTCCTGGGTGGCCCGGCGGGACGCGCTCCGGGTTGGTCTGGAACGCAAAGACGGCACTGAGCAGTTGCTGTCGGCTTCACGGGCCGGCGTGCTGGGCCCGGTCTCCAGTTTGATCACGGTGGCTGCCGGATACGAGACCGCGATCGCGGCAGCCTTGGGCCCGCTGGCCGATGCGGTGGCCGTGGCCGGGCTGTTGGCCGCAGTGGAGACCCTGGATTGGGCCAAAGCGGACGACGTCGGGCGCTTGGAACTGCTGCTGGCCGCCCCGGCGGCAGGCAAGTCCAAAGCCGCAAATCCGGCAGGCAAAGCGGCCAGAACGGCTGCCGCAGCCCTGGACTCGGCCAAAGCCGCCGTCGATGTGGTCACCGCCGAGCCGGGGATCGCCGAGCCGATTGCGGCGGCCCTGGCCGAGGTGGTTCTCGTGGCGGATTTGGCCCAGGCCCGCGGCGTGATCGAGCAGGATGCCGGCCTGACCGCAGTGACCCAGGCCGGCGAGGTGTTCACCGCCTTCGCGGCGCGGGGCGGGTCGGCGTCGGCGCCGTCGCAGCTGGAACTGCTGGCCGCCGTGGACGAGGCGGAACAGCGGATCGCGGTGTTGACCGCGGAGGCCGAACGCCATACCTTCGAACTCGCCGGTGCCGGCTCCCGGCGACTCGAAGCTGCTGCGGCCAGCGATGCGGCCTTGGAACGATTGCACGAATCCGATGCCCGGATGGCCGCGGTCGCGGAACGGCTCGGACACCTCGGCACCACCTTGCGCTCCGCGGTAGGGGAGAGCGAGCGGATTGCGAAAGCCACGGAGACCGCGAAGCAGAGCATCGAACGGGAACAGGCCGCACTGGTGGAGATTTCCGCCCGATTGCAGGCGGCGCAGGACACGCCCGCGGACGAGGAACCGTCCACCGAGCTGCGCGACGAACTGGCCGCGGCCGCAGTGGCAGCCCGTTCCGCCGAAATGGAAGCCAGGCTCGCGTTGCGCAGCGGCGAGGAACAACTCTCCAGTACCGCGAACCGCGCGGCATCCCTGGAGCGGGCGGCCGCCACGGAACGCCAAGCCCGGGCCCAGGCGGCCGAGCGGGCGAAACTGCGGCAGTTCCAAGCCCGCAAAGCCGCAGCGGTGGCCAGCGCGGTCGGCATTGCGATCCACTACGCCGACGTCTCCGTGGACTTGGCCGGCCGGGAACGCGACGCCGCCGAAGAGCTGCGCGCCAGCCGGGACGCTGAGCTGTCCCGGGTCCGGGCGGACAATGAGGCAGCAGCGGCCGAGCTGGCCGAATTGACCGATACCGTGCACCGGGACGAACTTGCCCGTACCCAGCAGCGGTTGCGGATCGAAGCCCTGGAGAACCGTTCGATCGAAGAGCTGGGGCTCACCGCCGAGCATTTGGTGACCGAGTACGGTCCGGACACGCTGGTGCCTCTGGGTCCGGGGGAGGTCACGGACAAATGGGCGGCGCTCCGGGTCCCGGTGGACGAGGACGGCAACGCGATCCGGGAAGGGATCCCGTTCGTCCGCGAAGAGCAGGAGAAGCGGTTGCGGCGGGCGGAACGCGACCTGTCCGCCCTCGGCAAGGTCAACCCGCTGGCCCTGGAAGAATTCGCCGCCTTGGAGGAGCGCCACCAGTTCCTGGCTAGCCAATTGGAGGATCTCAAGTCCAGCCGCAAGGACCTGCTGGACATCATCCGCGAGGTGGATGAGCGGGTGGAACAAGTCTTCACCGCTGCTTATGCCGATACCGCGGTGCAATTCGAACGGGTTTTCGGCAGGTTGTTCCCCGGCGGCGAGGGCCGTCTGGTGCTGACCGACCCGGAAGATATGCTGACCACCGGAATCGAAGTCGAAGCCCGGCCGGCCGGCAAGAAGATCAAACGGCTGTCCCTGCTTTCCGGCGGTGAGCGCTCGCTCACCGCGGTGGCTTTGCTGGTGGCGATTTTCAAGGCCCGGCCTTCGCCGTTCTACGTCATGGACGAGGTCGAGGCGGCGCTCGACGACACCAACCTGGGCCGGCTGATCACGATTTTCGAGGAGCTGCGCGAGTCGAGCCAGCTGATCGTGATCACGCACCAGAAACGGACCATGGAAGTCGCCGATGCCTTGTACGGGGTGACCATGCGCGGCGACGGGGTTTCCACGGTGATCAGTCAGCGGTTGACCGCCGAAGTCTGA